The Salinispora tropica CNB-440 genome has a window encoding:
- a CDS encoding histidine phosphatase family protein: MTVSKTVVHVLRHGEVYNPEGILYGRLPGFRLSELGVQMAKAAAQGLAERQVVHVVASPLERAQQTAEPIAAQFGLPIGVDERLIESANWFEGKKVSPGDGSFRDPRNWWVLRDPVTPSWGEAYRAIAERMFAALQAAREAAQGREAVLVSHQLPIWTLRRFVERKRLWHDPRKRQCGLASLTSFHFEGSKVVGIGYTEPAAHLIAMSSTARTAKGA, from the coding sequence GTGACGGTGAGTAAGACTGTGGTACACGTGCTGCGGCACGGTGAGGTATACAACCCGGAGGGCATCCTGTACGGGCGGCTGCCGGGCTTCCGCCTGTCGGAGCTGGGCGTACAGATGGCGAAGGCCGCCGCGCAGGGCCTCGCCGAGCGGCAGGTCGTGCACGTCGTAGCCAGCCCGCTGGAGCGCGCCCAGCAGACCGCCGAGCCGATCGCCGCGCAGTTCGGGCTCCCGATCGGGGTGGACGAGCGGTTGATTGAGAGCGCCAACTGGTTCGAGGGCAAGAAGGTCTCGCCGGGCGACGGTTCGTTCCGCGACCCGCGCAACTGGTGGGTGCTGCGGGACCCGGTCACCCCCTCCTGGGGCGAGGCGTACCGGGCCATCGCGGAGCGGATGTTCGCCGCCCTACAGGCCGCCCGGGAGGCTGCGCAGGGGCGGGAGGCGGTGCTCGTCTCGCACCAGCTGCCGATCTGGACGCTGCGTCGGTTTGTCGAGCGTAAGCGCCTCTGGCACGACCCGCGGAAGCGGCAGTGCGGGCTGGCCAGCCTCACCAGCTTTCACTTCGAGGGGTCGAAGGTGGTCGGGATCGGCTACACCGAGCCGGCCGCCCACCTGATCGCGATGTCGTCGACGGCTCGGACGGCCAAGGGGGCCTGA
- the ccsB gene encoding c-type cytochrome biogenesis protein CcsB, whose translation MSVLSDQLVTFSILAYLVAMVVHAVEYALGNARVRVGPPTRELVGAGVGSTGGAVSGPEPTARGATSAQRTAARARAAGVGAVAVTVVAALLHLGALIARGVAADRMPWGNMYEFVLTVSFIGVAGWFVVLWKRPTLRRLGLFLTLVMVLLVATAELLLYTPIVPLVPALNSYWFIIHVATIVFSSGIFLLGVVPACAYLMRAGYEQGRRSFPYLLAKRMPAAAALERLTFVLHAFSFPIFTFAVIAGAIWAEAAWGRAWGWDPKETWAFISWVVYAGYLHARATPSVRRNVATWLAVLGFLTVLMNLFGVNIFFEGLHSYGGLD comes from the coding sequence ATGTCCGTACTCTCCGACCAGTTGGTGACGTTCTCGATCCTGGCCTACCTGGTCGCGATGGTCGTGCATGCCGTCGAGTACGCGCTGGGCAACGCCCGCGTTCGCGTCGGTCCGCCCACCCGCGAGCTGGTCGGCGCGGGCGTCGGGTCAACCGGTGGTGCGGTTTCCGGGCCGGAGCCGACCGCCCGTGGTGCCACCTCCGCCCAACGGACCGCCGCCCGGGCTCGCGCGGCCGGCGTGGGCGCCGTCGCGGTGACCGTGGTGGCCGCCCTGCTGCACCTCGGTGCGCTCATCGCCCGCGGGGTCGCCGCCGATCGGATGCCCTGGGGCAACATGTACGAGTTCGTGCTGACGGTTTCCTTCATCGGGGTCGCTGGTTGGTTCGTCGTGCTCTGGAAGCGCCCCACGCTGCGTCGGCTCGGGCTGTTCCTGACGCTGGTGATGGTGCTGTTGGTGGCCACCGCCGAGCTGCTGCTCTACACCCCGATCGTGCCGTTGGTGCCGGCGCTCAACTCGTACTGGTTCATCATCCACGTCGCCACGATCGTCTTCAGCTCCGGCATCTTCCTGCTTGGCGTGGTGCCGGCGTGCGCCTACCTGATGCGGGCCGGCTACGAGCAGGGCCGGCGCAGCTTCCCCTACCTGTTGGCGAAGCGAATGCCGGCCGCGGCGGCCCTGGAACGGTTGACCTTCGTGCTGCACGCCTTCTCGTTCCCGATCTTCACCTTCGCGGTGATCGCCGGTGCGATCTGGGCCGAGGCGGCGTGGGGTCGTGCGTGGGGCTGGGACCCGAAGGAGACCTGGGCGTTCATCTCCTGGGTGGTGTACGCCGGCTACCTGCACGCCCGGGCCACCCCGAGCGTCCGGCGGAACGTGGCCACCTGGCTCGCCGTGCTGGGCTTCCTCACCGTGCTGATGAACCTCTTCGGGGTGAACATCTTCTTTGAGGGTCTGCACTCCTACGGCGGCCTCGACTGA
- a CDS encoding BldC family transcriptional regulator, with amino-acid sequence MDTGDRLLTPGEVAALFRVDPKTVTRWAAAGRIGSIRTPGGHRRFRESEVRALLEGEGMLDEAEETERPRNTGPAAPTGPGPGPANAGMY; translated from the coding sequence GTGGACACTGGAGATCGCCTGCTGACACCGGGTGAGGTCGCCGCGCTGTTTCGGGTTGATCCGAAGACTGTGACCAGGTGGGCGGCGGCTGGCCGGATTGGCAGCATCCGAACTCCGGGCGGGCATCGCCGATTTCGGGAATCCGAAGTTCGGGCCCTGCTCGAGGGCGAGGGGATGTTGGACGAGGCGGAGGAGACAGAGCGGCCGCGCAACACCGGCCCTGCCGCCCCGACCGGCCCCGGCCCCGGCCCCGCCAACGCCGGAATGTATTGA
- the mqnP gene encoding menaquinone biosynthesis prenyltransferase MqnP: MSGSSDPQDLAVSVRATSTSADSRGRIRAFLDLVAIEHSVFALPFAYLSALTAMQVNGGRVRWLDLLLITVAMVGARTFAMAANRILDRRIDALNPRTANRELVTGAVSLRTAWAGAGIALAVFLVAAALLNPLCLVLAPLAVVPLVGYPYAKRFTNWPHAVLAVAQAVGPVGAWLAVTGTFAGSGPAWLLGVAVGLWIGGFDLIYACQDAEVDREIGVRSVPARYGLRFALHASTVAHAVTFVLFVWFGALVGFGWLWWIGLALTAVAFAYQHVVVSPTDLSRVNRAFFTANGFVGIALFGFALLDLVLRLGLRS, encoded by the coding sequence ATGTCCGGCTCCTCCGATCCGCAGGACCTCGCCGTCTCGGTCCGCGCCACGTCGACCAGCGCGGACTCACGCGGGCGGATCCGGGCGTTCCTCGACCTCGTGGCGATCGAGCACTCCGTCTTCGCGCTGCCCTTCGCCTACCTGTCCGCCTTGACCGCGATGCAGGTCAACGGCGGTCGGGTTCGCTGGCTCGACCTGTTACTGATCACCGTGGCGATGGTCGGAGCGCGGACGTTCGCGATGGCCGCCAACCGCATCCTGGACCGGCGGATCGACGCGCTGAACCCGCGCACCGCCAACCGGGAACTGGTGACCGGGGCGGTGAGCCTGCGTACGGCCTGGGCCGGCGCTGGCATTGCCCTGGCGGTCTTCCTGGTCGCCGCCGCGCTGCTCAACCCGCTCTGTCTGGTGCTGGCGCCGCTCGCGGTCGTGCCGCTGGTCGGCTACCCGTACGCCAAGCGGTTCACCAACTGGCCGCACGCGGTCCTGGCGGTCGCGCAGGCGGTCGGCCCGGTCGGCGCGTGGCTCGCGGTGACCGGCACCTTCGCCGGCTCCGGGCCAGCCTGGCTGCTCGGCGTGGCGGTCGGGCTCTGGATCGGTGGGTTCGACCTGATCTACGCCTGTCAGGACGCCGAGGTGGACCGGGAGATCGGCGTGCGCAGCGTTCCGGCCCGGTACGGGCTGCGTTTCGCGCTGCATGCGTCCACCGTCGCGCACGCGGTGACCTTCGTGCTCTTCGTCTGGTTCGGTGCCCTGGTCGGCTTCGGCTGGCTCTGGTGGATCGGGCTGGCGCTGACCGCGGTCGCCTTCGCCTACCAGCACGTGGTGGTGAGCCCGACCGACCTGAGCCGGGTCAACCGGGCCTTCTTCACCGCGAACGGCTTCGTCGGTATCGCGCTCTTCGGCTTCGCCCTCCTTGATCTGGTGTTACGCCTCGGGCTGCGGTCCTGA
- a CDS encoding UbiX family flavin prenyltransferase — protein MREPWVVGVSGASGTPYAAAVLRALLDADEAVDLIVSRAARLTILDETGRSFRDGHWSEDLAAWLGRDLSGADLRHWPAGDLAAGPSSGSYRARGMAVVPASTAACAGISIGLSKDLLQRAAEVNLKERRPVVVVPRETPVTRSHLEHLLALHDAGAVVLPASPGFYGAGADASAAQLVDFVAGKVLDALGVPHTLFHRWTGELGAARS, from the coding sequence ATGCGTGAACCATGGGTCGTCGGCGTCTCCGGAGCCTCCGGCACGCCGTACGCGGCTGCGGTCCTGCGGGCCTTGCTCGACGCGGACGAGGCCGTTGATCTGATCGTGTCCCGGGCAGCGCGGCTGACCATCCTTGACGAGACCGGGCGGTCGTTCCGCGACGGGCACTGGTCGGAGGATCTCGCCGCCTGGTTGGGACGCGACCTGAGTGGAGCCGACCTCCGGCACTGGCCGGCCGGCGATCTCGCCGCCGGGCCGAGTAGCGGCTCCTACCGGGCACGCGGGATGGCGGTCGTTCCGGCGAGCACCGCGGCCTGCGCCGGGATCTCCATCGGGCTCTCCAAGGATCTGTTGCAACGCGCCGCCGAGGTCAACCTCAAGGAGCGCCGCCCGGTGGTCGTCGTCCCCCGCGAGACACCGGTGACCCGGAGTCACCTGGAGCACCTGCTCGCGTTGCACGACGCCGGCGCGGTGGTGCTCCCCGCCAGCCCCGGCTTCTACGGGGCGGGAGCGGACGCCTCCGCCGCCCAGCTGGTCGACTTCGTCGCCGGTAAGGTGCTGGACGCCCTGGGCGTGCCACACACGCTCTTCCACCGTTGGACGGGTGAGTTGGGAGCAGCGCGCTCCTGA
- a CDS encoding PLP-dependent cysteine synthase family protein — MLGVTHLDRCDEAIRGWVTEAIAAVEADANRSADTHLLPFPLPRQWGIDLYLKDESVHPTGSLKHRLARSLFLYGLCNGWIGPGTTIVEASSGSTAVSEAYFARMLGLPFIAVMPASTSPEKIAQIEFQEGRCHLVDDPAKVVVEARWLAEDTGGHFMDQFTYAERATDWRGNNNIAESIFSQLALERHPVPAWVVVGAGTGGTSATIGRYTRFRRLPTKLCVVDPENSAFYPAWQASDWSVRTGRGSRIEGIGRPTVEASFLPSVVDRMVQVPDAASLAAMRAGSAVLGRRLGGSTGTNLWGAFGLIAGLLAEGKTGSVATLICDAGDRYADTYYADDWVAAQGLDLSPHLATIERFLATGAWPA; from the coding sequence TTGCTGGGCGTGACTCATCTGGACCGGTGTGACGAGGCGATCCGGGGGTGGGTGACCGAGGCGATTGCCGCCGTTGAGGCGGATGCCAACCGGTCCGCCGACACCCATCTGCTGCCGTTCCCCCTGCCCCGACAGTGGGGAATCGACCTCTACCTCAAGGACGAGTCGGTGCACCCGACCGGCTCCCTGAAGCACCGGCTGGCCCGCTCCCTGTTCCTCTACGGGCTCTGCAATGGGTGGATCGGCCCGGGCACCACGATCGTGGAGGCCTCGTCGGGGTCGACGGCGGTCTCTGAGGCGTACTTCGCCCGGATGCTGGGGCTGCCGTTTATCGCGGTGATGCCGGCGTCCACCTCGCCGGAGAAGATCGCGCAGATCGAGTTCCAGGAGGGGCGCTGCCACCTGGTGGACGACCCGGCCAAGGTGGTCGTCGAAGCACGGTGGCTGGCCGAGGACACGGGCGGCCACTTCATGGACCAGTTCACGTACGCCGAGCGGGCTACTGACTGGCGGGGCAACAACAACATCGCCGAGTCGATCTTTTCCCAGCTGGCGTTGGAGCGGCACCCGGTGCCGGCGTGGGTCGTTGTCGGGGCCGGCACCGGTGGCACCAGCGCCACCATCGGCCGGTACACGCGCTTCCGTCGGCTGCCCACGAAACTCTGCGTGGTGGACCCGGAGAACTCAGCGTTCTACCCGGCCTGGCAGGCCTCCGACTGGTCGGTGCGCACCGGCCGCGGCTCGCGAATCGAGGGCATCGGGCGCCCGACGGTGGAGGCCTCGTTCCTGCCGTCGGTGGTGGACCGGATGGTTCAGGTGCCCGACGCCGCCTCGCTGGCCGCGATGCGGGCCGGCTCCGCAGTGCTCGGCCGGCGGCTCGGTGGCTCGACCGGCACCAACCTCTGGGGTGCCTTCGGCCTGATCGCCGGCCTGCTCGCGGAGGGGAAAACCGGCTCGGTGGCCACCCTGATCTGCGACGCCGGGGACCGCTATGCCGACACCTACTACGCCGACGACTGGGTCGCTGCCCAGGGGCTCGATCTCTCCCCACATCTGGCGACCATCGAGCGGTTCCTGGCCACCGGCGCCTGGCCGGCCTGA
- a CDS encoding Lrp/AsnC family transcriptional regulator, producing the protein MDAIDLSIIELLRGNARLSYAELARQVGLSAPAVHERVGKLESSGVIRAYRAEIEPESIGLGVTALIEIIEESAADTDDVLESFRAIPEIESCYFMAGVESFLLKARVGTIGELEALIVRLNRTPGVASTRTGIALSTKWENRPQPVGTPPA; encoded by the coding sequence GTGGACGCGATCGATCTGAGCATCATCGAACTGCTGCGTGGCAACGCCCGCCTCTCGTACGCCGAGCTTGCCCGCCAGGTGGGTCTCTCGGCGCCGGCAGTGCATGAGCGGGTCGGCAAGCTGGAGTCCAGTGGAGTCATCCGTGCGTACCGAGCCGAGATCGAGCCGGAGAGCATCGGGCTGGGCGTGACCGCCCTCATCGAGATCATTGAGGAGTCCGCCGCGGACACCGACGACGTGTTGGAGTCGTTCCGTGCCATTCCGGAGATTGAGTCCTGCTACTTCATGGCCGGCGTGGAGTCGTTCCTGCTCAAGGCGAGGGTCGGCACCATCGGGGAGTTGGAGGCGCTGATCGTACGGTTGAACCGTACTCCGGGCGTCGCCTCCACCCGTACCGGGATCGCCCTGTCGACCAAGTGGGAGAACCGCCCCCAGCCCGTCGGTACGCCCCCAGCCTGA
- a CDS encoding menaquinone biosynthesis decarboxylase produces the protein MAARGFPYSDLKDFLAALERAGELRRVDVPVDPTLELAEVVTRTVRAGGPALVFERPTRGEMPVAINLFGTEKRMAMALGVESLDEIGARIGALIRPELPVGWSGIREGLGKVMQLKSVPPRKVKTAPCQQVVYRGDDVDLTRLPGLQVWPGDGGVFHNYGLTHTKHPETGARNLGLYRLQQHSRNTLGMHWQIHKDSTAHHAVAERLGQRLPVAIAIGCDPVISYAASAPLPGDIDEYLFAGFLRGERVEMVDCLTVPLQVPAHAQVVLEGYLEPGERLPEGPFGDHTGYYTPIEPFPVLHVETMTMQRNPVYHSIITSKPPQEDHGLGKATERIFQPLLKLLIPDIVDYDLPAAGVFHNCAIVSIRKRYPKHAQKVMSAIWGAHLMSMTKLIVIVDEDCDVHDYNAVAFRAFGNVDYARDLLLTEGPVDHLDHASYQQFWGGKAGVDATRKLPGEGYTRGWPEELTMAPEVVSLVDKRWKEYGI, from the coding sequence ATGGCGGCTCGTGGCTTTCCGTACTCTGATCTGAAGGACTTCCTGGCGGCGCTGGAGCGCGCGGGTGAGCTGCGGCGGGTGGACGTCCCGGTGGATCCGACGCTGGAGTTGGCCGAGGTCGTCACCCGAACGGTCCGCGCCGGCGGCCCGGCGCTGGTCTTCGAGCGGCCCACCCGCGGCGAGATGCCGGTGGCGATCAACCTGTTTGGCACCGAGAAGCGGATGGCGATGGCGCTCGGCGTCGAGTCGCTGGACGAGATCGGCGCGCGGATCGGCGCGTTGATCCGGCCGGAGTTGCCGGTCGGCTGGTCCGGCATCCGCGAGGGCCTCGGCAAGGTCATGCAGCTCAAGTCGGTGCCGCCACGCAAGGTGAAGACCGCGCCCTGCCAGCAGGTGGTGTACCGGGGCGACGACGTCGACCTGACCCGCCTGCCCGGCCTGCAGGTGTGGCCCGGTGACGGCGGCGTCTTCCACAACTACGGGTTGACCCACACCAAGCATCCCGAGACCGGCGCGCGCAACCTCGGCCTCTACCGGCTTCAGCAGCACAGTCGGAACACGCTGGGCATGCACTGGCAGATCCACAAGGACTCCACCGCCCATCACGCGGTCGCCGAGCGGCTCGGCCAGCGGCTGCCGGTGGCCATCGCGATCGGCTGCGACCCGGTGATCTCGTACGCCGCGAGCGCCCCACTTCCCGGCGACATCGACGAATACCTGTTCGCGGGTTTCCTGCGCGGTGAACGGGTCGAGATGGTCGACTGCCTGACCGTTCCGCTCCAGGTGCCGGCGCACGCCCAGGTGGTGCTCGAGGGGTACCTCGAGCCCGGCGAGCGGTTGCCCGAGGGGCCGTTCGGTGATCACACCGGCTACTACACGCCGATCGAGCCGTTCCCGGTTCTGCACGTCGAGACGATGACCATGCAGCGCAACCCGGTCTACCACTCGATCATCACCTCGAAGCCGCCGCAGGAGGACCATGGCCTGGGTAAGGCCACCGAGCGGATCTTCCAGCCGCTGCTGAAGCTACTCATCCCGGACATCGTCGACTACGACCTGCCGGCCGCCGGGGTCTTCCACAACTGCGCGATCGTGTCGATTCGCAAGCGCTACCCAAAGCACGCGCAGAAGGTCATGAGTGCGATCTGGGGCGCGCACCTGATGTCGATGACCAAGCTGATCGTGATCGTGGACGAGGACTGCGACGTGCACGACTACAACGCGGTTGCCTTCCGGGCGTTCGGCAACGTGGACTACGCCCGGGACCTGCTGCTCACCGAAGGGCCGGTGGACCACCTGGACCACGCCTCGTACCAGCAGTTCTGGGGCGGTAAGGCCGGCGTCGACGCCACCCGCAAGCTCCCGGGGGAGGGCTACACCCGGGGCTGGCCCGAGGAGTTGACCATGGCGCCCGAGGTGGTGTCGTTGGTCGACAAGCGCTGGAAGGAGTACGGCATCTGA
- a CDS encoding TlpA family protein disulfide reductase, whose protein sequence is MTARRWAASLLATMIVVALAACATPDWRKACGTNSDGVIECAPDQRSAAPELAGELLDGGSYDVSQDRGQVVVVNFWGSWCAPCRAEADDLEATYQATKGSGVTFLGINVQDSRDKAIAFEEGRVTYPSIFDPGSRLALELEIPPNTIPATVVLDRDGRIAAVIRAAVKQEGLQPIVERVAAESPASTGDT, encoded by the coding sequence ATGACTGCCCGGAGGTGGGCCGCCAGCCTGCTCGCCACCATGATCGTGGTGGCGCTCGCCGCCTGTGCCACCCCGGACTGGAGGAAGGCCTGCGGCACCAACTCCGACGGCGTGATCGAGTGTGCCCCGGATCAGCGTTCCGCCGCACCCGAGCTCGCCGGCGAGCTGCTCGACGGGGGCAGCTACGACGTGTCGCAGGACCGTGGGCAGGTCGTGGTGGTCAATTTCTGGGGCTCGTGGTGCGCGCCCTGCCGGGCGGAAGCCGATGACCTGGAAGCCACCTACCAGGCCACCAAGGGCTCGGGGGTGACCTTCCTCGGCATCAACGTGCAGGACAGCCGGGACAAGGCGATCGCCTTCGAGGAGGGCCGGGTCACCTACCCGAGCATCTTCGATCCCGGCAGCCGACTGGCGTTGGAGCTGGAGATCCCACCCAACACCATCCCGGCGACGGTCGTGCTGGACCGGGATGGGCGGATCGCGGCGGTGATCCGGGCCGCCGTCAAGCAGGAGGGGCTCCAACCAATCGTCGAGCGGGTCGCTGCGGAGTCGCCCGCGTCAACCGGCGACACCTGA
- the resB gene encoding cytochrome c biogenesis protein ResB: MTVTDDRPAMSAEAPRRRPNPVLALLRNSWRQLTSMRTALVLLFLLAIAAIPGSVLPQRGVNPEDVRDYFIAHPDLAPVLDRLGAFEAFGSVWFSAIYLLLFTSLVGCITPRLREHARALRSKPPVAPKRLDRLPQHTVFAAPTGGTTAIAAALRRRRWRVEVRGDEVSAEKGYLKETGNLLFHASMVVVLIGVALGSWFGWSGNRVVVAGADNAFCNTQQQYAETSFGPQVGSADLPRFCLQLDDFEARFLESNGQPEFFNAKVTVDEDGGTPRPAEFSVNSPLRLDGANVYLLGHGYAPVVRYTDRFGRSQTSPNPFLDIGDVGLTSEGVAAFPDANVDPATGERDPELQVAFTGMYLPTAPQEGPFVRSEFPTERNPMLNLVAYRGNLGMDAGIPGSVYELDQRQVDAGRVKEIGTKLLRIGEVWTLDDGTTLEFLGTEPYIVLSVRHDPGSTLLLVSSGTLLLGLMGSLFGRRRRVFFRVRPADPAGESSTPGSSLVEAGGLPRVDHPGFADEFTRLVAAVSGDGRRVDPDGQAGARVGAE; the protein is encoded by the coding sequence ATGACGGTCACCGACGATCGGCCAGCCATGTCGGCCGAGGCGCCCCGACGCCGCCCCAACCCGGTTCTGGCGCTGCTGCGCAACTCGTGGCGGCAGCTCACCAGCATGCGTACCGCCCTGGTGCTGCTCTTTCTGCTGGCGATCGCCGCGATTCCCGGGTCGGTCCTGCCACAGCGCGGCGTCAACCCCGAGGATGTCCGGGACTACTTCATCGCGCACCCCGATCTGGCGCCGGTGCTGGACCGGCTCGGTGCCTTCGAGGCGTTCGGCTCGGTCTGGTTCTCCGCCATCTACCTGTTGCTGTTCACCTCGCTGGTCGGCTGCATCACGCCCCGGCTGCGCGAGCATGCCCGAGCCCTGCGGTCGAAGCCTCCGGTGGCGCCGAAGCGGCTGGACCGGCTGCCCCAGCACACCGTGTTCGCGGCCCCGACCGGTGGTACGACGGCGATCGCCGCCGCGCTGCGTCGGCGTCGCTGGCGGGTGGAGGTACGCGGCGACGAGGTATCCGCCGAGAAGGGCTACCTGAAGGAGACCGGCAACCTGCTCTTCCACGCCTCGATGGTGGTGGTGCTCATCGGTGTCGCCCTCGGCTCCTGGTTTGGCTGGAGCGGCAACCGCGTCGTGGTCGCTGGCGCGGACAACGCCTTCTGTAACACCCAGCAGCAGTACGCCGAGACGTCGTTCGGCCCCCAGGTGGGCAGCGCCGATCTGCCCCGGTTCTGCCTGCAACTGGACGACTTCGAGGCGAGGTTCCTGGAGTCCAACGGCCAGCCGGAGTTCTTCAATGCGAAGGTGACCGTGGACGAGGACGGCGGTACCCCCCGCCCAGCGGAGTTCTCGGTGAACTCGCCGCTGCGGCTGGACGGGGCGAACGTCTACCTGCTCGGCCACGGGTACGCTCCGGTGGTCCGCTACACCGACCGGTTCGGCCGGAGCCAGACCAGCCCGAATCCCTTCCTGGACATCGGGGACGTCGGGTTGACCAGCGAGGGAGTGGCGGCCTTCCCGGACGCGAACGTGGACCCGGCCACCGGTGAGCGTGACCCGGAGCTCCAGGTGGCCTTCACCGGTATGTATCTGCCGACCGCCCCGCAGGAGGGCCCGTTCGTTCGGTCCGAGTTCCCGACCGAGCGCAACCCGATGCTCAATCTCGTCGCGTACCGGGGCAATCTCGGCATGGACGCGGGTATCCCCGGCTCGGTGTACGAGCTGGACCAGCGGCAGGTGGACGCCGGTCGAGTCAAGGAGATCGGCACCAAGCTTCTCCGGATCGGTGAGGTCTGGACCCTGGACGACGGCACCACGCTGGAGTTCCTGGGCACCGAGCCGTACATCGTCCTGTCCGTGCGGCACGATCCCGGCTCGACGTTGCTGCTGGTCAGCTCCGGCACCCTGCTGCTGGGCCTGATGGGCTCACTCTTTGGCCGCCGGCGGCGGGTCTTTTTCCGGGTGCGCCCGGCTGACCCCGCGGGTGAATCTTCGACGCCCGGTAGTAGTTTGGTCGAGGCCGGTGGTCTGCCGCGCGTCGACCATCCCGGTTTCGCCGATGAGTTCACGCGGCTCGTGGCCGCGGTCAGCGGAGACGGGCGGCGGGTCGATCCCGATGGCCAGGCCGGAGCGCGAGTAGGAGCCGAGTGA
- a CDS encoding cytochrome c biogenesis CcdA family protein, translated as MGETFREIAQSGPLLLAVGAAALAGLVSFLSPCVLPLMPGYLSYVTGLAGADLEGRGAGPDSRRTPPATGGAPGDAAGAVAVRERIARVGPAAVKGRVLAGTMLFIAGFTAVFTATAVLVSTVGQVFFAYERTLEIVIGGLVVLLGLGYLGVVPGLQRELRIQRLPAAGLLGAPVLGAVFALSWLPCTGPTLGAVMGMALVDGQTNRAVVLAVAYCLGLGVPFVVFGLGFQRLLGVFRAVRRNSRWVTRIGGGLLILIGLALVTGGWTSFVTLLQTTFGTGEVSI; from the coding sequence ATGGGCGAGACGTTCCGGGAGATCGCCCAGTCCGGCCCGCTGCTACTCGCCGTCGGCGCGGCGGCGCTGGCCGGGCTGGTCAGCTTTCTGTCGCCGTGTGTCCTGCCGCTGATGCCGGGCTACCTCTCCTACGTGACCGGGCTGGCCGGTGCCGACCTGGAAGGCCGGGGAGCGGGCCCAGACTCCCGCCGCACGCCGCCGGCAACAGGTGGAGCTCCGGGTGACGCCGCCGGTGCCGTCGCGGTGCGGGAGCGGATCGCCCGGGTCGGGCCCGCCGCCGTCAAGGGCCGGGTACTCGCCGGAACGATGCTGTTCATCGCCGGCTTCACCGCCGTCTTCACCGCCACCGCGGTCCTGGTCTCCACGGTTGGCCAGGTCTTCTTCGCCTACGAGCGCACGTTGGAGATCGTCATCGGCGGCCTGGTGGTGCTGCTCGGCCTGGGCTACCTCGGTGTGGTCCCGGGGCTGCAGCGCGAGCTGCGCATCCAACGACTGCCGGCGGCCGGGTTGCTCGGCGCGCCCGTGCTCGGCGCGGTCTTCGCGCTCAGCTGGCTGCCCTGCACCGGCCCGACACTCGGCGCGGTGATGGGCATGGCCCTCGTTGACGGGCAGACCAACCGGGCGGTGGTGCTGGCCGTGGCGTACTGCCTCGGGCTGGGAGTACCGTTCGTCGTCTTCGGGCTGGGCTTCCAACGCCTGCTCGGGGTCTTCCGCGCGGTTCGCCGCAACAGCCGGTGGGTCACCCGGATCGGTGGTGGGCTGCTGATCCTGATCGGCCTCGCGCTCGTCACCGGTGGGTGGACCAGCTTCGTGACCCTGTTGCAGACCACCTTCGGGACGGGTGAGGTGAGCATCTGA